One genomic region from Flexibacter flexilis DSM 6793 encodes:
- the hypF gene encoding carbamoyltransferase HypF → MYTQNKCFEVIVNGRVQGVGFRPFIYNLANKLQMKGFVTNNALGVQIVVCATADALTDFVTQIQAQKPAAAQIVAVSVREMEHAAEFEGFSIKPTQTTPNINLPLTPDFAQCAQCAAQMLDPHDRRYFYPFTCCTQCGTRYAITEKYPFERENTSLATFKMCATCQTEYDSPEDVRFHAQTNSCPDCGIKFWLTDNFGKILTQENQEVFGQAAKALSEGKILAVKNTSGYLLLCDATSVQAVQQLRERKRRPTKPLAVLFPDLAQLRQHVYLSEKAAAHIGSAEAPIVVAEVKNKGAIALQEVAPNMDTLGCMLPYSGILKLLATQLNRPLVATSGNLHGSPVCADAPEAFEKLSGIADLFIHHDLPVRHSQDDSVIRFTPKYDIKLVYRRARGLAPSNYFEPTQNKVDNTKILCLGSDLKSSVSLQPNSHSYTSEYLGDLGNYETFQRFEATLSSYAETFSLKPDVIVHDLHPLYQSRQAIEPLQQRFPAARLHAVQHHEAHFAAILGEKNSWENKVLGVIWDGTGYGTDAAIWGGEFFLYEKRKISRAAHLNYFIWILGDKMAKNPKISAYAILGDALGQENFEANEQRIYARQREQKAVQTSSVGRLFDAAAYVLGFERTVFFEGEAAMYVEQLAKMCGTDAKNVYLDSEDFLSGEKLLANMRTALGHGASRAEVAAGFHWSLAKMIQKVAVQQGATHIAFSGGVFQNAYLVDCIAQKMNDLTLSWHEHLPANDENISYGQLKHYQYILQ, encoded by the coding sequence GTGTACACGCAGAATAAATGTTTTGAGGTCATTGTCAATGGCCGCGTACAAGGCGTAGGTTTCAGGCCCTTTATCTATAACTTAGCCAATAAGTTGCAGATGAAGGGCTTTGTTACCAACAATGCTTTGGGTGTGCAAATCGTGGTGTGCGCCACTGCCGACGCGCTCACGGATTTTGTTACCCAAATCCAAGCCCAAAAACCTGCGGCGGCGCAAATTGTGGCCGTTTCGGTTAGGGAAATGGAACACGCCGCCGAGTTTGAAGGCTTTAGCATTAAGCCCACTCAAACTACCCCAAACATCAATTTGCCACTCACGCCTGATTTTGCGCAATGCGCCCAGTGTGCTGCGCAAATGCTTGACCCACACGACCGACGGTATTTTTATCCGTTTACGTGTTGCACGCAATGCGGAACGCGCTACGCCATTACTGAAAAATATCCTTTTGAACGAGAAAACACTTCGCTGGCAACATTCAAAATGTGCGCCACTTGCCAAACCGAATACGACAGTCCCGAAGATGTACGCTTTCATGCCCAAACCAATTCTTGCCCCGATTGTGGCATAAAGTTTTGGCTTACAGATAATTTTGGTAAAATATTAACCCAAGAAAATCAGGAAGTTTTTGGGCAGGCGGCAAAGGCTTTGAGCGAAGGAAAAATTTTGGCCGTCAAAAACACGTCGGGTTATTTGCTGCTATGCGATGCGACTTCCGTGCAGGCCGTACAGCAGCTCCGAGAGCGCAAACGCCGCCCAACCAAACCGTTGGCGGTGCTGTTTCCAGACCTTGCGCAATTGCGCCAGCACGTTTATTTGAGTGAAAAAGCAGCCGCACACATCGGCTCGGCAGAAGCTCCGATTGTGGTGGCAGAAGTGAAAAACAAAGGGGCAATTGCTTTGCAAGAAGTTGCGCCAAATATGGACACGCTGGGTTGTATGTTGCCGTATTCGGGGATTCTGAAACTTTTGGCCACCCAACTCAACCGCCCTTTGGTGGCTACCAGCGGCAATTTGCATGGCTCGCCCGTGTGCGCCGACGCGCCAGAAGCATTTGAAAAACTAAGCGGCATCGCCGACTTATTCATACACCACGATTTACCCGTGAGGCATTCGCAAGATGACTCCGTTATTAGATTTACACCAAAATACGATATTAAACTTGTGTATCGTCGCGCGCGCGGCCTTGCACCCAGCAATTACTTTGAACCCACACAAAATAAGGTAGATAACACCAAAATTTTGTGTTTGGGTAGTGACCTGAAAAGCAGTGTTTCCCTGCAACCCAACAGCCACAGTTACACAAGCGAATATTTAGGCGATTTGGGAAATTATGAAACTTTCCAGCGTTTTGAGGCCACTTTGAGCAGCTACGCGGAAACCTTTAGCCTAAAGCCTGATGTTATCGTGCACGACCTGCACCCGCTCTACCAAAGCAGGCAGGCCATTGAACCACTGCAACAACGTTTTCCTGCGGCTCGCCTGCACGCCGTGCAACATCATGAGGCGCATTTTGCGGCGATTTTGGGCGAAAAAAACAGTTGGGAAAATAAAGTGTTGGGCGTGATTTGGGACGGGACGGGCTACGGAACAGACGCGGCCATTTGGGGCGGAGAGTTTTTTTTGTATGAAAAAAGAAAAATCTCGCGCGCGGCGCACTTGAATTATTTTATATGGATTTTGGGCGATAAAATGGCTAAAAATCCGAAAATCAGTGCTTACGCGATTTTGGGCGATGCTTTGGGGCAAGAAAATTTTGAAGCAAACGAGCAACGAATATACGCCCGACAGCGCGAGCAAAAAGCCGTACAAACTTCGTCGGTGGGGCGGCTTTTCGATGCGGCAGCCTACGTTTTGGGCTTTGAAAGAACAGTTTTTTTTGAAGGGGAAGCGGCCATGTACGTGGAACAGTTGGCCAAAATGTGTGGCACTGACGCAAAAAATGTGTATCTTGATTCCGAAGATTTTTTATCAGGCGAAAAACTTTTGGCCAATATGCGCACCGCCTTAGGGCATGGCGCAAGTCGGGCGGAAGTGGCCGCAGGATTTCATTGGTCTTTGGCCAAAATGATACAGAAAGTAGCCGTGCAGCAGGGCGCAACGCACATTGCGTTTAGTGGTGGCGTGTTTCAGAATGCGTACTTGGTGGACTGTATCGCACAGAAAATGAATGACTTAACGTTGAGTTGGCATGAGCATTTGCCCGCCAACGACGAAAATATTTCTTATGGACAATTAAAACATTATCAATACATACTACAATAA
- a CDS encoding HyaD/HybD family hydrogenase maturation endopeptidase, with protein sequence MQDTFSYTPDTFHSDGNDILVLGIGNYLMGDEGIGVHFVKKLDTSRFASNITFLDGGTGGFTLVPYIESHQHVIIVDATMDGKPEGTITLLTPKFSNDFPTALSGHNFGLKDMVEILTMFGSMPKIYLFTVTISKMEPMCMELSPAVEAALPEITEKVLALTQQIRSTESVHAE encoded by the coding sequence ATGCAAGATACTTTTTCATATACCCCCGATACGTTCCATTCCGACGGCAATGATATATTGGTGTTGGGCATTGGTAACTACCTGATGGGCGATGAAGGTATAGGCGTACATTTTGTAAAAAAATTAGATACTTCCCGTTTTGCCTCCAACATTACTTTTTTGGACGGCGGGACGGGAGGTTTCACCCTCGTACCCTATATCGAAAGTCATCAGCACGTCATTATTGTAGATGCCACGATGGACGGCAAACCCGAAGGAACGATTACGTTGCTTACACCTAAGTTTAGCAACGATTTCCCGACGGCACTTAGTGGGCATAATTTTGGGCTTAAAGACATGGTCGAAATCTTGACGATGTTCGGTTCGATGCCAAAAATTTATCTTTTTACGGTTACTATCAGCAAGATGGAACCTATGTGTATGGAATTATCGCCTGCCGTAGAGGCCGCTTTGCCCGAAATTACCGAAAAAGTTTTGGCTCTTACGCAGCAAATACGAAGCACGGAAAGTGTACACGCAGAATAA
- the cybH gene encoding Ni/Fe-hydrogenase, b-type cytochrome subunit, with product MESSTFKRAYVWQLPVRLFHWINAFSITILIITGFIIANPPALMSNKEASEQFWFGYVRQIHFISAYLMVAVMVLRLYYAFFGNRYANWRVMLPLSKSGFSKMWHVIKYDLLLQNEKEYNFKNISTGHNAVAAFSYFIMFILAVVMVFTGFGLYAPTSTWFLPRMFEWVPAFLGGDFVTRTVHHYSMWAFILFVVVHVYLVFFHDWLEGRGETSAMFSGYKFVRTESIKDEEAANAEKKTA from the coding sequence ATGGAATCTTCTACATTTAAACGAGCTTATGTATGGCAACTTCCCGTGCGTCTTTTCCACTGGATTAATGCCTTTTCCATTACGATACTGATTATTACGGGTTTTATTATTGCCAATCCGCCCGCGCTGATGTCCAACAAAGAGGCATCTGAGCAATTTTGGTTTGGTTATGTACGACAAATCCATTTTATCAGTGCCTACCTGATGGTTGCCGTGATGGTGTTGCGCCTTTACTACGCCTTTTTTGGCAATCGCTATGCCAACTGGCGTGTAATGTTGCCTTTGAGCAAATCGGGCTTTAGCAAAATGTGGCACGTAATTAAGTACGATTTGTTGCTTCAAAACGAAAAGGAGTACAACTTCAAGAATATTAGCACAGGCCACAACGCCGTAGCAGCATTCAGTTACTTTATTATGTTCATTTTGGCAGTGGTGATGGTGTTTACGGGTTTCGGATTGTACGCGCCTACTTCTACTTGGTTTTTGCCAAGAATGTTTGAATGGGTACCTGCATTTTTGGGCGGCGATTTTGTGACGCGCACCGTACACCATTATAGTATGTGGGCTTTCATCTTGTTTGTGGTGGTACACGTGTATTTGGTGTTCTTCCACGACTGGCTCGAAGGTCGCGGCGAAACTTCTGCCATGTTCAGTGGCTACAAGTTTGTGCGCACCGAAAGTATTAAGGACGAAGAAGCTGCCAACGCAGAGAAAAAAACAGCATAA
- a CDS encoding nickel-dependent hydrogenase large subunit, translated as MADRIVVDPITRIEGHLRAEVEISDGTIKDAFLSSTMVRGLENIVKGRNPKDVWAFVQRTCGVCTGTHATTSVRAVEDALGIVVPPNAEMVRNIMQGALYLHDHVVHFYHLHAFDWVDVVSGLSADPVKTSQLAQSISNWPKSSPGYFSDLQTRLKKFVASGQLGIFANGYWGHPAMKLPPEANLMATAHYLEALEWQKEIVKVHAIFGGKNPHPNFLVGGMACAVNTDDASGLNAERLAFVRQLLEEGQRFVEQVYVPDVMAIASFYKDWGSIGGFDNFMAFGDFPMQGHHNTNPNTFKFPSGVILGRDLSKLHSLDIRDLKTVEEHVNHSWYDYAGGDVNAGLQPWAGQTNINYTGPKPPYTHLDINQKYSFIKTPRWKGQAVEVGPLARLLVGYAAGREEFKEIIDGALAKLQVPATALFSTLGRTAARALESQLVAKWNLEFFDILVNNIKNGDTRMANMEKWDPATWPKEAKGVGLTEAPRGALSHWIVIKDGKVENYQQVVPSTWNASPRDPKGQRSPYEHTLLNTPVADPELPLEIIRTIHSFDPCIACAVHLYDEKGEIIKEVSNISVCGI; from the coding sequence ATGGCTGATAGAATTGTAGTTGACCCCATTACCCGTATAGAAGGGCACTTGAGAGCCGAAGTAGAGATTTCGGACGGCACTATCAAAGACGCATTTTTGTCATCTACGATGGTAAGGGGACTTGAAAATATTGTAAAAGGAAGAAACCCGAAAGATGTTTGGGCTTTCGTGCAACGTACTTGTGGCGTTTGTACGGGCACTCACGCCACGACTTCGGTGCGTGCGGTGGAAGATGCTTTGGGCATTGTAGTTCCGCCAAATGCAGAAATGGTGCGCAACATCATGCAAGGCGCGTTGTATCTGCACGACCACGTAGTACACTTTTATCACTTACACGCCTTCGACTGGGTGGACGTGGTGAGTGGCCTAAGCGCAGACCCCGTGAAAACGTCGCAGTTGGCGCAGTCTATTTCTAACTGGCCAAAAAGTTCTCCAGGTTATTTCTCTGACCTCCAGACCAGACTCAAAAAGTTTGTAGCAAGCGGACAGTTGGGCATTTTTGCCAATGGTTATTGGGGACACCCAGCCATGAAATTGCCACCAGAAGCCAACTTGATGGCCACGGCGCACTACCTTGAGGCCTTGGAATGGCAAAAAGAAATCGTGAAAGTTCATGCTATTTTCGGTGGTAAAAACCCTCACCCTAACTTTTTGGTGGGTGGTATGGCTTGCGCCGTAAATACCGATGATGCCAGCGGCTTGAACGCCGAACGTTTGGCTTTCGTAAGACAATTGTTAGAAGAAGGACAACGTTTTGTGGAGCAAGTATATGTGCCAGATGTAATGGCAATTGCAAGTTTCTATAAAGATTGGGGTTCAATCGGTGGCTTTGATAACTTCATGGCTTTCGGTGATTTCCCGATGCAAGGACACCACAACACCAACCCTAACACATTCAAATTCCCGTCGGGTGTGATTCTTGGCCGCGATTTGAGCAAGTTGCATAGCTTGGACATTCGCGACCTGAAAACGGTAGAAGAACACGTAAATCACTCTTGGTATGATTATGCAGGTGGTGATGTAAACGCGGGACTTCAACCTTGGGCAGGCCAAACCAACATCAATTACACAGGGCCTAAACCTCCGTACACGCATTTGGACATTAACCAAAAATACAGCTTTATCAAAACGCCACGCTGGAAAGGTCAGGCCGTAGAAGTAGGGCCATTGGCGCGTTTGTTGGTGGGTTATGCGGCTGGTAGAGAAGAGTTTAAAGAAATCATTGATGGTGCATTGGCTAAATTGCAAGTGCCTGCAACGGCTTTATTCTCTACTTTGGGCAGAACGGCGGCACGTGCTTTGGAAAGCCAATTGGTAGCCAAATGGAATCTGGAATTTTTCGATATTTTGGTAAACAATATCAAAAATGGCGATACACGCATGGCCAATATGGAAAAATGGGATCCTGCCACTTGGCCAAAAGAAGCCAAAGGCGTAGGTCTTACAGAAGCTCCACGCGGTGCACTAAGCCACTGGATTGTGATAAAAGACGGCAAAGTAGAAAACTACCAACAAGTAGTACCTTCGACTTGGAACGCCTCTCCACGCGACCCGAAAGGCCAACGTTCGCCTTACGAACATACTTTGCTCAACACGCCTGTGGCTGATCCTGAACTTCCTTTGGAAATCATCAGAACTATTCACTCGTTCGACCCTTGTATTGCTTGCGCGGTACACTTGTACGACGAAAAAGGCGAGATTATCAAAGAAGTTAGCAATATTTCCGTGTGCGGTATCTAA